The DNA segment TTGAGTGGATACAACATATTGACTTCCAATTGAAAACcttacataaatatatatttgcaTTCAGGCAGCTTGGAGAAATTCTCAATTTAAACAAACTTAAAATAGCTTATTTTGCCTTTGTACAGTCTAGCCTCTCATATGGCATATTGATGGTGTTGAATAGCAACCTCTTATGtcaaaaaaatctattttcagATTTTGATTGATTCAGATACATGAAATAGAGCTACATCATCTGTTAAAATGATATGTGTCAAAACTCAAAACATAatggttgaattttaaaaaatcattaaaaatatgtcATTTTGCAAAAACTTGTCTGCAGTAAACTCGTATGTCACACAGATTGACATATGTGGTATGGAACAATCATTGCAACCATTGGAACTGTCAAAGCAAACTCGTATGTCAGTTAAGAACTAGGTTAATTATCTTAGCGATCCCTCTTAGCATGGGGAGCAGCCTACCGCACCCATCTAAGAAGACTAGAAGTTTTCAAAAAGCAATCCTTAAAGCGGGCTTTCGTAGATGTCAAAGATATCCCTCATCTTTATTATTTCAGGAAATTAGAGTAGAAAGGGTCTACTCATTCATGTTTATAAACATTTTGGTTCAATTTTCCTACCATCTTtacattttcataacagcaGATATGCAGCCACAGTTGGGATCAGAACTATCCAGCTGACGAGATCCTTCTCAAcaacaaattgttttttcttatcccaagtaatatattgtaatttcaATAGAGTATTTCcgcaaaataacattttttcagcTGCAGGTcttgcaattttcaaaaaaagattgaaatattggttttttgaaataaatgaggAGGAGGCTGTGGCACTGGTCTTGGCAGGCGGCAGACTCACCTGACTGCAAAATTAACATGACTTCTACTGACTCTATATCAATACAGACTGACTCTATACGATACAGACTGGCTATATATGATACAGATGGACTTGACAATATAGAATGACTttctacaatacaataatttgaatgaaattacccTCATAAATTGACTCTATTTTggctctctttcttcttctgtttcatAAGATTCACTCTACTTGAAATACCAACTCAAGTCTACGCACAGGCCACAGTGCCCATGTAGGCTCATTCCATACTATGTATAATATGAAACCCTAATTTAAGTacttaattatttgtattttatatttcatatcatttatcatttttgtacttgctgtattgtggaataaagaagattattgattgattgaagtaAATCTTTCTACTTTGCAGTGACACCCttacaacttgacacctcgtcAAGCTGTCTCCTTTTAAAACTGGTTTTGAGGGGACAGGTTGATATAAGTCATCCCTGTCAACTTGTCTTctttctaaggaggtgacaactTGTCGGGGGGCCGGCCAGGACGCTCTTTCAGGAGGGTGTGAGGTGTCAGGCAGTGGTGTAACATACACCCCCGCTGCCCCCATGGCGCGGGGGGGGCCCGGGTCCCTAGAGGGCCCGGTTTAGAAACGTTACGCCACTGGTGTCAGGTTGTTGTTTACAGTCATGACAAGTTGGCACCTTTGGTCTAGTAGGTGTCAAGTTGTAAGGGTGACAACTAGACGgaaatggtatatttttacgagggtacaggTTGTCGGCTATGGTCACGACAATACCTATCACAATCGACTCCACACCACAAGAGATTATCATTCCATATGATCACCATATTATTGATGGATGAAAATTTGTCTGTCCTAGCATTAGGCTCAATTTACTCATAAATAGTGTGTCTGACAggaaaatataactgaacaaaatgtgttctacatctggttcagtcatcaaaagggcttattattaaatttttttctgttttcaaccaactCGAAAAAATTTGTCCTAAAAATAGCAAAACCGGTGAATAACTCCAGAACCTTGCTTTTGACaggaaaatgttactgagccAAGAGTGCTGagaattcaattcataacatcatAACCAGTAATATTTAACAATGATGCATGTGCAGGCCAAGGCatgttattcattttttgcCCCACTTGTATGTAATGAGCTAGTTTTCATGTGTCATATATGGAGGccaaaaatgattgttttctgaccaggccggtaaaatttttacagccctagggctgtaaaataaccttgaagtcagctaattctgatttgatgtgaatgtgtttacaaaatagtttatgaaacagaatcagtttatgcttttagaatcgaataaagtattttgcaataagataccatactataattttatttggataaattaaatacaaataagatattataaaccatttaaattcaattttccgagtataatagaatctaacctcatagtactgtgtttatcacaaaacctggtggataattttggaactacctGGGCAATATCCTTGGTGCTGAatgtttttacaaaatagtctatgaaacggaatcagtttatgcttctcaaattgaataaaagtattctgcaataagatactttcattttatttggatgaatgggaTACAGATAcgatatattataaataattcaaatacaattttcagagtaggatagaacttctaacctaaacttccacaCAGAGAAGAGGATTATTCCTCCTACTTTGTGACTTCCACAgtcaatgacaacaagcattgttgacttttacattcagattggccaaatttttagtgtgctaaaacagctgatcaaaaaacttttcattattttttgtgtttattattcaagaatcaaaacatttataatatggTAATATCATcctattgtcatttggaagaatataaaagtttaaactcaacctcccacattaaaacatgattttaCATAATCTTTttggttatttagacaaatcagaataagaattaaaaatacttggaaatttcctgatattcagattagctcagatttgctagagctatgaccttccagttttgctttcagaatgcctaataaacaataaattattttcattataatataatgataatatattatattgttttatttttctgtgtggcaaaaaatagcgttcacaCCATGGAGAAAAATgtgtttctggctctcaatcatttctagtcctcggcctatggcctcagacctgaaaaccgatttcgagccggaaaagtctcattttcagccctaggtgcgaaatgtACTATTACAAAGACATGTTACAAGTAAAACATGGAAATAAACCAGGAAGGTGTAACAGTGGGTAGCTTCTCAATAAGCAGTGAGTATAGTGAGCAGTGAGTATAATGTACTCACAGCTTCTTGATAAGCTATCCACTTTTACGCTGTAATTTTATAGAATGTGTATTACCAGAGAGAAGTTAGTACTTTTTGATTATTTCTTTCATATCTGGAATtacattctatagtgaggtccactttaagatggcagtggagaaagatagaaaaaagactgaatctctgtcttgtcaatgacttGTATAGACtgtaactgatacaggtttattgatgtgatattaattgttcattctctttcaaaataatcaattacatcctattaagcaataaatcatatttttcaataatttcataatcaatttacataattaagatgaaacatttcatcaattaattcTTTTCTTTAGAAAAGCTCCCTAGGTGAGCTCTGGCCTCCTTCACAACACACCTCCATTCTTCCCTGTTCATGGCTCTTTCCTCCTACCCCCATCTTTCTCAGGTCATCCATCACTTGGTCCACCCACCTGTTCCTCAGCCTACCTTTCTTTCTTCTGCTGTGCAACTTgctattaaaaactattttcgGCATTCTAGCCTCACTCATCCTCATCGCATGCACCAACCATCTTATTCTTTGGGCTTTAATGAAGCGCACTATATTTTCTCCTTTTATTAATGCTtctatttcctcattttttcttattcgccATTGCTGCTCATTAACCTGAACGGGACCGTAAATTCTTCTTAGTATGGAtctttcaaagatttttaaCGCATTTTCGTCAGCCATATTCATCACCCAAGTTTCTGCCGCATAAATGTTGCCACTGGACGCACCAATGttttatatattgttatctTGGTGCTCCTGCCGACCAACTTACTTTTAAATAATCTAACATTGGCATAGTAGGCCCTATTAGCTGCTTAAATCCTTCCTTTTATATAAGCATTATTACCTGTGGCATTTATTGGGCATCCTAGATACGGTACTTGAAGTTCTCTACACCTGCAAACTTTTTGTTATTCATGTAgatatttcttcatcaattaattattaattctaaatgttaaaaaaaattgcatagttgcctgtaaagttggtataTGGGGGAAAGTTTTActttgtttcaaaataatttttgtttcgaaagtttaaactttgagtggtgaaataattttaatgtgaatattcattcgtatagtaggaagaaggatgaaataatagtaacaatttgaaacatttatttatacaaagaattatattgaaaacattaatttatacaaagaatctcgcactgaaccacaacattgtgattactacaactaacaacataacctattcacttatgcatgattatgtgataatgcattattgtgattactacaacataacctattcacttattcacctaagcaggcatagtcgcaggagattgcttgcggcgcctgcgcaggttgactgctccgtttcactctctctccagatGAATGGCTTCCGGTTGCTGcggcgttgctcgccactgctcctatttgtgctctttccagacgaccgtgaaccgaaacgaacgctctcactcgctctcattgtgagcgcataacgtgggaacgtaacacagtttcttgaagtgtcacccggcaaaccaatttataagacgttgtcacgtcaaaacattaatttatacaaagaatctcacactgaatttcatattaacaaaattttattattaccttcacacatcctcaacaaaatcactctgtctctctcgctcttaggtgggCTAACTGTgcttgattcaattttttacatagcaagtcgcgctcattttttcaagttaaaaaaattattattggctgagaaacgatttatactacttttgtgattgaaaactaccacaacattgtgattactacaacataacctattcacttatacctattatacttacacttgtacctattcacttatacttattcacataacctattcactaagAGTAGTGGCACAGTCGCAGGAGagtgctccgtttcactctctctccaggtggatgcctgctgcgttgctcgccatTGCTCCTATttgtgctctttccagacgaccgtgaaccgaaacgaacgctctcactcgctctcattgtgagcgcataacgtgggaatgtaacgcagtttcttgaagtgtcacccggcaaaccaatttataagacgttgtcacgtcaaaagattatcaggcaacagagcagagctgaaaagagatagcgttatccccTTTATTGGATGACAGACATTAAGgatttagtgaggtccacgttataatggcagtgtgtgatttccAATGgtgttgctaaccttgtctatcattcaacaaagcagatggcgctatctctttcacgctttgcgatgttgccacattgtttatcaacaatgtagaaattcaaccaattgacaaaatattcaatctcaatcatgaaaatttattattatatctttaaaaaatatattttcttgacaaataaatatGATCAACTATTTTCAGCAATAATGGTattggtatatctgatgaatatcagaataatatgatgatattcatcagatataccagtatcagctgtttgtgTAACAAAGCTGAGATTTGGCAACCCTTTTCTAccatcttcctacactgccattataacctgggcctcactatagcaataccattgccaatcaaatcctgactttataacgtggacctcactatcgaTAAGTCGATAGATCGATAAATCTCGAAGGTTGGCAGTGTCAATAGATTATTCGATTTTACCGTTCTGTGGATATGAAAAGTGCTTACCCCAAATTCACTGAATGTTGAACAGTCAAATTCTCATCAGCTGCTTTTCGTTCATCTTTTCAGAATATGGAACAAATACTACTGTGAACACGGAACAAAAACATATGATGTCTTTGTAGTTATCAATTTGACCGCTAGAGCTCAGTTGTGTCGCTCTATTCTGAAAAAAAAGATTCATTTCGCACTGTCTGTCACGGCCTCGACTTCTCAGTGTACAGTGTAGAAAGATGGCGGCTGTTGTAAAGGTAGTGTCACGCGATGTTGATCTGTGATGTGTTAAACTACGGCCAATaatggataataattcattcaagtgACAGTGTGGATTACCCAAAAAGCCAATTAAGAGCTGTGTTCTTGTTTAAAAGTGTTTTATCAATTGCATAGAGTTACTCTACATCAAAATGCGTGAGTTCAAAGTGGTCGTACTTGGATCGGGTGGGGTTGGCAAAAGTGCACTTACTGTCCAGTTTGTTTCCGGATGTTTTATGGAAAAGTACGATCCGACAATTGAAGATTTCTACAGAAAAGAAATCGAAGTGGATAATTCGCCATGTGTTCTCGAAATCTTGGATACCGCTGGGACTGAACAGTTTGCAAGTATGCGTGATCTCTACATCAAAAATGGCCAGGGCTTCGTTGTGGTGTACAGCTTGACAAATCaccaaacatttcaagatattAAAACAATGAAAGAACTAATCACTCGAGTTAAAGGTTCTGAGCGTGTTCCAATTCTTCTGGTTGCCAACAAAGTTGATCTTGAACATCAAAGGGAAGTCTCGACTCCGGAGGGGAGTGCCTTGGCACAAATGTGGGGCTGTCCTTTTATTGAAGCGAGTGCTAAGAACAGGACAAATGTGAATGAAATGTTTGCAGAAATAGTGAGGGAAATGAATTTCAGTCcggaaaaagaaaagaaaagctACTGTTGTACGGTGCTATAGATTGTAATATTAACTTGTAAATATTCGTGGAGTCTGAAGACTTGGAACAATTTTATATATTGTAATGACGAGCTGTTTTTGTCTGTTTATAAACACAGGATGAATAAATTGGTTTTCATCAGTCACTTGaatatgttttaaatgttaaagatAGACCAGGTATATTACATAGTCATTGA comes from the Nilaparvata lugens isolate BPH chromosome 1, ASM1435652v1, whole genome shotgun sequence genome and includes:
- the LOC111062564 gene encoding ras-related protein Rap-2c; translated protein: MREFKVVVLGSGGVGKSALTVQFVSGCFMEKYDPTIEDFYRKEIEVDNSPCVLEILDTAGTEQFASMRDLYIKNGQGFVVVYSLTNHQTFQDIKTMKELITRVKGSERVPILLVANKVDLEHQREVSTPEGSALAQMWGCPFIEASAKNRTNVNEMFAEIVREMNFSPEKEKKSYCCTVL